A region from the Metopolophium dirhodum isolate CAU chromosome 9, ASM1992520v1, whole genome shotgun sequence genome encodes:
- the LOC132952041 gene encoding 52 kDa repressor of the inhibitor of the protein kinase-like, producing the protein MPVGGQRRLTTTILSSLCLLIPKMCLKPPICEPDFSLYSDFINVDSIPSELKLWKRKWIAYKDIDRPHAAVESLNYCNPELFPNIHFLLKVLATLPVSTATPDRTFSTLKRVKTFLRNSTGQERLTGLALLSVHRDVTVNPEEVLNRFALQ; encoded by the coding sequence GATTTTATCGTCTTTGTGTTTATTAATAccaaaaatgtgtttgaaaccTCCAATTTGTGAACcagattttagtttatattcagattttataaatgttgactCAATACCTTCAGAACTAAAACTGTGGAAAAGAAAATGGATCGCATACAAAGATATAGATCGTCCACATGCAGCTGTagaatcattaaattattgtaatcctGAACTTTTTCCAAATATTCATTTTCTATTAAAAGTACTAGCTACACTACCGGTTTCTACAGCAACTCCCGATCGAACTTTTTCGACATTAAAACGCGTCAAGACATTTTTACGGAACTCTACAGGACAAGAAAGACTAACTGGCCTAGCTCTATTAAGTGTCCATAGAGATGTTACGGTTAATCCCGAAGAAGTGTTAAACCGGTTTGCTCTACAATAA